The Clostridium sporogenes region TTATATCCTCTTATCATTATTTCAAAATATATCTGATGTTTACTATTAAAATATACATATATTGTCCTTTTACTAAATTCAGCCTCTTTTGCTACATCATCCATTGTAGCAACATCAAATCCTTTAGAAAAAAATACTTTTTCAGCAGCATCAATAATATCATTTCTTCTAATTTCTTTTTCTTTTTCCTTACGCTCTAATGTGCCCAATATCCATCTTCCTTTCACACTATTGTTATAAAGTAAACTATTAGTTTACTTTATTTTAATACTATAATGTGTGCCTGTCAATAATTTATTTTTATATTATAAAACTTGTAATCCAATCACTAAAAAAGGACTAAGAAATTTTATCTTAATCCTTTTCTTAAACCAATATACTAATTATTTATGTTATAATTTATAAATCCAAATTATCATTTAATATTACTAATCCAGCTCAGTAATACCAATTACCTCTCTACTTTCACTCTGTTCATCACTAGATCTATACAATAATCTTGAGTTTTGTAAATTTTGTGCACTATAAGCATTGTCTCTAGTATCTAGCACATGTACTGATTTAGCCCAAGGTGACTGTGAACTTACTACATTAACTACTGTAAAACTTTCTCCAGCATTCCAATCATATATCTTACCTATAGAGCCATCTTGTGGAGCTATGGTTGGAGGTTGATTTAATGTTAACAAATAATTCTTATGATTTCTCATAAATAAATTACTCCTTTCTTATTTATAATTATTTATTCTATTACAAAACAAATATTTGTGTTGTAAATACTCACTGTACATTTAATTTATTTATCTATTTCTAACTAAGATTTTCAATATTCAAATAGAACATGTTTTTATTTTAAAAAAAGCACAGATACATTCTATACAATGTATCTGTACTCTCAATAAAAAAATATACTTTCCTATTTATATAAAAAATATAAACTTTATAATATTTCAACAGAAGCCCCTTAAAACATGTTTAAAGGATCTCTTTTTGTACTCTATTTTTATTTTAATTGTGCAGCAATTTTGCTATCTAATTCTTGAGCTGCTCTTAAAGTTTGATCAATTTGAACAGCAATATCTTCAACTAATTGTCTTGTTTTATCTAAACCAGGTCTTAGTGAAGCAAATTGTTCAGCATATGCTATAGCAGCTTCACCTTCCCATGCCTCTGGTAAACTGTTAACAATATTTTGTAAAGTATTGATTAAATGTTCAAAATCATTTCCACCACTCTTTAAACCATTAGATGCTCTTTCTAATCCTTCAGCATTTAAACGAATTGTTTCTGCCATTATAATTTCCTCCTTTTTCTACATTATTATTAAATTATACATTTTTTTCAACAAATTTACAAGCTTTATAAATAATGATTAAACAATATTTGCAATATTTTTCACTTTTTAGGCTTAAAATATTGCTATTTTATAATTATAAAATACAACAAACTAACTCAATAAGGCTTTACATCATCTTTTGCAAAACCTTTCCTTGTGAAATATTCATCTGATAATGAGTTTTTTATATGATCTTCAGTTAATGTATGCTCGTAATATTTCGAATAAGCAACTGATTCCTTTCCATTATACTTTTCAAGTATTTTATTAAACGTCTCAGCATCAGTTAATATAGTTGGATTATACTGATGACTATTAGATGTTGCCATAGACACTGTATCTAAATTCTTACCATCATATGCAACAACACTTTTGGCGTATTTATCAGCATCTATGCTCATTCTATAATCTTCTACTTTTCAGATATTAGAATTTCTTAATGCTTGTTCATCAGTACACAAATATACTTTGTCTTTTCCATATTTTTCTTTTAAGTAATTATACCAGTCTTCTGTAGAGTAACTATCTCCCTTAATATTAGCTCCTCTTACCTCTTTAATACCAGCTCTAGATAAGCCCTCTTTTGAAATACCTAATTTGCTAACATCCTCTATACTGTTAATTCCTAACTTTGCTAAATCATCTGTCGATTGGATTCCTAGTTTCACTAAATCATCTACTGAATTTACCCCTAATTTGGCTAAATCCTCTGCTGAAGTAACACCTATTCTTGTTAAGTCATCTAGTGACTTAATTCCTGCTTTTTCTATTATATCATCTATCAATTACTTAAATATTTTACATACTAAAAAAGTAATGAATCAGCCTACTTAAAATTCAGCTGATTCATTACTTTTTTCACTGCATTATTACAATTATGAAATGTTAATTTTTCTTTATTTTATTGATTTAACTATATTCTGCTATCACTGTTTTTTATGCAGTTAATCACTTCTTTATTATTTATCATTAACAATCAAAATACTCTTTAAGAAAATCATTAAAACTACTCCATTCTTCTTGAAGTTCTCCATTCTTTAATAGTTCATCGCCCCCTTGAAAATTAACTCTATACACTTTATCAGTCTGACTATCCAATACTATTACCTCATTCGCTGACATCTCAGTCAATACAAGATATTCTTTATTAAATCCATGTTCATCTCTACATATGTTAGTTGACTTTAAAATATTGTTGTTATCTTGTATAATATCCATTAATTCTATACCTAAAGCTTCCTCCCAAAATGGACCAGCATATGTTGTATAGAATTGAACGAATTCTTCTGATGGACTTATATCTAATTCCTTTATAGCTTTAATTACATCGTCTTTATTATTTCTTAAATATATAGTATCACTTAATACTTCTTCTAAACCTTTTGTCAATTTACTCATTATTTTACTCCTTTCATTGCATCCCTTCCTCTAGTTTTCCAATATTCAATTGAATCTACCTTTTGAAATGCCTTTCTTACTTCTTCACTCATTGGATTAAATAGATTTAATTAACCTTTATATGGATGTAATGGTGCTTTTTTAGCGTTACTTATATTATGATATCTTGTTGGTGCTTCAAATAATGGTCCAACGCTGTGCTGTTGAGAGTGATGTAATGTTCCAACATTGCCATCAGCATCTAAAATAGGTGC contains the following coding sequences:
- a CDS encoding WXG100 family type VII secretion target, translated to MAETIRLNAEGLERASNGLKSGGNDFEHLINTLQNIVNSLPEAWEGEAAIAYAEQFASLRPGLDKTRQLVEDIAVQIDQTLRAAQELDSKIAAQLK
- a CDS encoding SMI1/KNR4 family protein, producing the protein MSKLTKGLEEVLSDTIYLRNNKDDVIKAIKELDISPSEEFVQFYTTYAGPFWEEALGIELMDIIQDNNNILKSTNICRDEHGFNKEYLVLTEMSANEVIVLDSQTDKVYRVNFQGGDELLKNGELQEEWSSFNDFLKEYFDC